From one Chryseobacterium sp. 3008163 genomic stretch:
- a CDS encoding RagB/SusD family nutrient uptake outer membrane protein, whose product MKINKINTSLLQLNMKSLTKALICGTMMLGMLSCEDDLMLEPENNITQNSFYTTELQIQQALSGVYSAMVNASSRGGYDVNFYLLASEVRSNNFNAISQNGNRDYYAINRFQDTSSTDEMEILWEDAYQQISYANTLLVRIDAVPFTNPATKEQYRSEARFLRSYAYFELMRSFGKVPLIDKPVSPEEAAKIPRTDLATLYNFITSEIEASVAGLKDVYDAANKGRITKSAAHAMLGRIYLTGSGYPLNNGSYVAKAKDHLFAVIQGKGSS is encoded by the coding sequence TTTGCGGAACTATGATGCTGGGGATGCTCAGCTGTGAAGACGATTTGATGCTGGAACCCGAAAATAATATTACCCAAAACTCCTTTTATACTACCGAATTGCAGATTCAGCAGGCTTTGTCCGGAGTGTATTCAGCAATGGTGAATGCTTCATCAAGAGGAGGTTATGATGTTAATTTTTATCTGTTGGCATCAGAGGTTCGCTCAAATAATTTTAATGCAATTTCGCAGAACGGAAACAGAGATTATTATGCAATCAACCGTTTTCAGGATACTTCTTCTACCGACGAAATGGAAATTCTTTGGGAAGATGCTTACCAGCAGATCTCTTACGCAAATACGCTTTTAGTGAGAATAGATGCAGTGCCGTTTACAAATCCGGCAACTAAAGAACAATACCGTTCTGAAGCTCGTTTCTTAAGGTCTTACGCATATTTTGAGTTGATGAGAAGTTTTGGAAAAGTTCCGTTGATCGATAAACCAGTGAGTCCTGAAGAGGCCGCTAAAATACCAAGAACAGATCTGGCGACACTTTACAATTTCATTACATCAGAAATTGAAGCATCTGTAGCAGGCCTGAAAGATGTGTATGACGCCGCAAATAAAGGAAGAATAACGAAGTCTGCAGCTCACGCTATGTTAGGGAGAATTTATCTTACAGGGTCAGGATATCCGCTCAATAACGGCTCTTATGTTGCGAAAGCGAAGGATCATTTATTTGCAGTGATTCAGGGGAAGGGCAGTTCGTAA
- a CDS encoding RagB/SusD family nutrient uptake outer membrane protein, translating to MSQGSYLPSYVSPNFGSADPYYNAQGSLFSSAELGVSQSLIDTYEPGDLRLPLTIKTSFIGTNGQPDQAKFFVKFREKGIVLSNRYDWPINFPIIRYEDVMLMYAEILNNEGNTSAAVFYLNKIRQRAGLAPVSTSISAANFTTALRKERRVEFAGEGVYWHDLVRWNTGVTVINQAAAALNYNYTITTNDYLYQVPLSQIQVAGYDQNP from the coding sequence TTGTCACAAGGTTCTTACTTACCAAGCTATGTGTCACCGAATTTTGGTTCTGCTGATCCATACTATAATGCGCAGGGTAGTTTATTCAGCTCGGCTGAATTGGGAGTTTCTCAATCATTAATTGATACTTATGAGCCGGGAGATTTGAGACTTCCTTTAACGATCAAAACAAGTTTTATTGGGACAAACGGACAACCTGATCAGGCTAAATTTTTCGTAAAATTCCGTGAAAAAGGAATTGTTTTGAGCAACCGCTACGACTGGCCAATTAACTTCCCGATCATTCGATATGAAGATGTTATGTTGATGTATGCCGAAATTTTAAATAATGAGGGAAATACAAGTGCAGCTGTTTTTTATTTAAACAAAATCCGTCAGAGAGCAGGCCTTGCACCGGTTTCTACATCGATATCTGCTGCTAATTTTACAACAGCACTTCGTAAAGAAAGAAGGGTGGAATTTGCCGGTGAAGGTGTGTATTGGCACGATTTAGTACGTTGGAATACAGGAGTTACTGTCATCAATCAGGCAGCAGCTGCTTTAAACTATAATTACACCATTACAACCAATGATTATTTGTATCAGGTACCTTTATCTCAAATTCAGGTAGCGGGGTATGATCAAAATCCTTAA